The bacterium genome contains a region encoding:
- a CDS encoding Ig-like domain-containing protein, which yields MKRYSRLANVEEKKNIKKAYLYVVLSIIALVLLVFLGIPTLVRFAGFVGEITKSGKPVEIVDTTPPAPPQFDEIPEFTNSSSLKITGKSESGATILIRANNSTVEVVANSDGEFNYTFQLKKGENTLDAKARDLANNESTQTNTYRIIFDSEVPEIVIESPADGASFYGSGQRQLSVKGTVSEKVNLTINERLVTVRDDGTFNFATTLTEGENKFEVKAVDMSGNESSTSFTVNFAS from the coding sequence ATGAAAAGATATTCTAGGCTTGCTAACGTAGAAGAAAAGAAAAATATAAAAAAGGCTTACTTATATGTAGTTTTGTCTATAATTGCTTTAGTTTTACTTGTCTTTCTAGGAATTCCTACTCTAGTACGTTTTGCTGGCTTTGTTGGAGAAATTACAAAATCTGGTAAACCTGTGGAAATAGTGGATACTACCCCACCTGCACCACCCCAATTTGATGAGATACCAGAGTTTACCAATAGTAGCTCACTTAAGATTACAGGTAAGTCTGAAAGTGGAGCCACAATACTAATTAGGGCAAACAACAGTACAGTAGAAGTAGTTGCAAATAGTGATGGAGAATTTAACTATACTTTTCAACTTAAAAAGGGAGAAAACACACTAGATGCCAAAGCTCGTGACTTGGCCAATAATGAAAGTACTCAGACAAACACATATAGGATTATTTTTGACAGTGAAGTTCCTGAAATAGTAATTGAATCTCCTGCTGATGGAGCAAGTTTCTATGGTAGTGGTCAAAGGCAACTGTCAGTTAAGGGAACTGTCAGTGAAAAGGTAAATTTAACCATAAATGAAAGATTAGTAACTGTAAGAGACGATGGAACCTTTAATTTTGCAACTACACTTACAGAGGGAGAAAACAAGTTTGAAGTCAAAGCTGTTGATATGTCTGGAAATGAGTCTTCAACTTCCTTTACCGTTAATTTTGCTTCCTAA
- a CDS encoding lipopolysaccharide biosynthesis protein: MGYYNQALKGISWMGALRGLTRLLALLKIAVLARVLLPAQFGIYGIASLVLGFLEMLTETGINIFLIQKNKNIDSYLNSAWVVSIVRGLIVGLLILILAPVIAGYFKNVSAVNILYLVSVVPMIRGFINPACVKYQKNLEFNKQFFYDSGVFIVNVFFAILLGLITKSENSLVYAMIISTTLEVFLSFKFFKPIPKFIFDKEKTLEVINRGKWITGAGVFNYLFQNLDDIVVGRILGTASLGIYQQAYKISTLPVSEVGEIFNKVTFPIYVNLKDETQRLKKAFLKTLFIICLFAIPFGYFIFKFPVEIVMFALGENWLPAAPVLQLLAIYGVIKAISNSFFSLFLGIGKQEAVTYITLTSTICLAVILYPLIKIFGLVGAGYATIIAVIFSIPLTLYYYVKYFGTKKI, translated from the coding sequence ATGGGATACTACAATCAAGCACTAAAAGGAATTAGTTGGATGGGTGCCCTACGTGGCCTTACTAGGTTACTTGCGTTACTAAAAATTGCAGTTCTTGCAAGAGTATTACTTCCAGCCCAATTTGGTATATATGGTATTGCTTCACTAGTCTTAGGATTTCTTGAGATGTTAACAGAGACAGGGATAAACATATTCTTAATTCAAAAGAATAAAAATATTGATAGTTATTTAAATTCTGCTTGGGTTGTTTCTATTGTAAGAGGTTTGATAGTTGGACTTTTAATTTTAATTTTAGCTCCAGTTATAGCAGGATATTTTAAAAATGTTTCAGCAGTTAATATATTGTATCTTGTCAGTGTTGTTCCCATGATTCGTGGTTTTATAAATCCAGCCTGTGTAAAATATCAAAAGAATTTGGAGTTTAACAAACAATTCTTCTACGATTCGGGAGTATTTATTGTTAATGTGTTTTTTGCAATTCTGTTAGGCCTCATTACAAAATCTGAAAATTCTCTTGTATATGCAATGATCATCTCAACCACTCTAGAGGTATTTTTATCTTTTAAGTTTTTTAAACCAATCCCAAAGTTTATTTTTGATAAGGAGAAAACTTTAGAAGTTATAAATCGTGGTAAGTGGATAACAGGAGCTGGTGTTTTTAATTATTTGTTTCAAAATTTAGATGATATTGTAGTTGGTCGTATCTTGGGAACTGCAAGTTTGGGAATTTATCAACAGGCATACAAAATTTCCACACTTCCAGTTTCTGAAGTTGGGGAAATTTTTAATAAAGTGACCTTTCCAATATATGTTAATTTAAAAGATGAGACACAGAGGCTAAAGAAAGCATTTTTAAAGACATTGTTCATAATTTGCCTATTTGCTATTCCCTTCGGCTATTTTATTTTTAAGTTTCCTGTAGAAATAGTTATGTTTGCTTTAGGCGAAAATTGGTTACCAGCTGCACCTGTTCTACAACTTTTAGCCATTTATGGGGTTATCAAGGCAATATCTAATTCGTTTTTTTCACTATTCTTAGGAATTGGAAAACAAGAAGCTGTTACATATATAACCCTAACTAGTACTATCTGCTTAGCTGTTATCCTATACCCCCTAATTAAAATATTTGGTTTGGTGGGTGCAGGTTATGCAACAATCATTGCTGTTATTTTTTCAATCCCCTTAACACTATATTACTATGTTAAATATTTTGGAACTAAAAAAATCTAA